ATGCGTGCGGGCATTGGTGCTGGAGAACTGGAAGGAGCCGGTGTCCGTGGAGATGGCGACGAAGAGATTCTGCCGGACGGCATCGTCGATGGGCAGGCCGTGCTCGCTGAGGAGATTGTAGATGATCTGGCCGGTGGCGGGTGAGCCGGCGTCGATGAGATTGAGCGTGCCGTAGCGCGGATTGGTGGGGTGGTGGTCGATGTTCACCAGCAGCGGTGCGGGATCGAGCAGCGCCTTGCATTTTTCCCCGATGCGCTCGTGCGTGGCGGTGTCGAGAGCGATGGCGAGATCGACCTGCAGCGGCTCCGTGCCGGGCTGAATCACGGTGTCTGTGCCGGGCAGGAAGGCCAGATTCTCCGGCACGCCGTCTTCGAGCAGGGCGATGACTTCCTTGCCCAAGGCCCGCAGGCTCAGCACCAGACCGAGCACCGAGCCGACCGCGTCTCCATCCGGCCGAACATGGGCAACGACGGCAATGCGCTGCGCGGCGCGCATGGCGGCGACGATTTCGGCGGTGGTGTTGTTGGCGGGCATCAGGAACCTGTCACAAAGCACTCCCAGACTCAGGCGCAAGAAGAAGATGCATTCGCAAGACCCGCCTCGATTCCCCTGCCCCGAGTTCCGCTCCGCGTGGCATGCGGTCGTAGCGAGGCGGCTGTCATCGAGACCGAGCGCCCACCGCAAAAAATGTATCGTCAAACCGAACGGTTTGCGATATGACCACGCTTATGAGCACTCCTCCTAGACCAGCAGGTGATTGTTTCGCGCCGATCCCCGGCAAGCCCGTTTACCGGAGATACAACCTTGAGGGAAAGGATTCATCCGAATGCTGCGAGAAGCTCATCGTCTCAGTCCATGGCATGGGCGATCAGACGCGCAATGACATGACGCAGATCGTGGCGCGGTTGTTTGCCGAATGCGCCAAGAGTGGCGGCGACCTGCCAGCGCAGGCCAGGAACCTGCCGATGAGCCTGTGGGAAGGCGGCAACGACTACCTCACGGACGACGCCATCGCCTTCGTGAGCGGGAAGACTGTGCTCGACGAGATGGCTTTCGCCGA
This is a stretch of genomic DNA from Prosthecobacter sp.. It encodes these proteins:
- a CDS encoding bifunctional oligoribonuclease/PAP phosphatase NrnA — its product is MPANNTTAEIVAAMRAAQRIAVVAHVRPDGDAVGSVLGLVLSLRALGKEVIALLEDGVPENLAFLPGTDTVIQPGTEPLQVDLAIALDTATHERIGEKCKALLDPAPLLVNIDHHPTNPRYGTLNLIDAGSPATGQIIYNLLSEHGLPIDDAVRQNLFVAISTDTGSFQFSSTNARTHGIAAEMMEAGLDTARLAQLVYQSYPLRRLEMMRTMLNEMQFRADGRIVSWQLTQSFMDQIAMDPGDTEGLIDTLRMIDSVVSCVIFEDVPGGKVRVSARSKDARVDVSAICGQFGGGGHRMAAGARLRGPIGEAAEKFLTVLEHEVRRID